A region of the Pseudomonas sp. J452 genome:
TTACCGGCGTTGCTAACCTCCACGCTGCGCAGCAGTGTATCGGTTGCCGTCGCTACCGCCGCCCAGGGGCTTGCGCGGTTAGGGCCATGGACAATGGTGCCGGCATCGCCCACGGCAATACCGTGGGTGTAACCGGTCAGTGCTTCGCGTCCCTCGGCAATCGGTTCAACCCAAGGCAACGGTGGCATTACGTCCGCAGGAACCTGCGTTGGAACGCGAGACGGTAGCTGCACGGGGCTTTGCCCAGACGATTGCGCATCAGGCCCGCCCGGCAAGTCACGTATTACCCCATCCGAGTTGGCGTCCAGTTGGCAAACCTGGCGGGCACGGCGTTTAGTTAATGCCCCCCCCCCGCCCTGGGTAAGGGCGGCGTCAAGACGAGCCTGGCCAAATAGCGCCAGACTGTTCAGGTTCGCCTGGGTGCCGCTTTCAATAGCCACCCAGTTAACGCCGTCCGTGCTAAACAATAGCGTGCCTTGCTCGCCGGAGGCCCAGATGCCCTCGGCACTGCCGATAACGCTGTTAAGGGTGCTCGTGGTGCCAGTGTTATGCGGAGCTGACCAACTCTCGCCCCAGTCCGTGGAGCTAACGATGAGGCCGTTTTCGCCCACCGCCCAGCCTTGGGGGCCGGAAAACCACACCGCGTTAAGTTGCGGCACTGGCCCATCGGCCGCGTGCACGTTTACCAGCAGCCACTCCCTGCCGCCGTTATTGGTTACCAGCACTGCCCCTTCAGCGCTAATCCAGCCGTACTTGCCGTCCTGACTGAAAAAGATCGACGACAGATTGTGTGCAGCCGTAACGCCTCTGCTTGGTAGCACCAACGAGCGCCAGCTTTGCGCGTTATCACGGCTCATTAGGAGGGTGCCATTGCGGCCAATCGCCCACAGCTCATCTGTCGATTCGTTGCGTTCGAGATCGACCAGGTCGCTGAGGTAACCCAGCTCGGGGCGCGGAGACACGTCTTGCCAATGGGCGCCGCCATCGGTTGTGCGCAGCACGGTGCCACCATCACCCACGGCCCAACCCAGTTCGCCATTGGGCTGGAAACGCACGCTTCTGAGGTTGGCCTCGACGATATGGGCACTTGGCTTCCAGGTTTTGCCGCCGTCATCGCTGCTGACAATGGCGCCGCCCAGGCCCACTGCCCAGCCCCTGTCACCGATCATCTCTACGGCGGTAAGTGCGGCGGGTATCGCGGGTAAACGCAGGGCCGCGTTTACCTCCAGCGGATTAACAAACCAGCCCAGCCCATAGGTGTTTTGGCGCAGTTGCGCGCCAGACAGTTGCCACCAGGAGCCCAAGCAAGCGAGACCCAGCAATAACAAGGCGAACAATCCGAATGCGGAGCGCACTTTTGGCCGTTTGCTGCTGTTACTGCTGCTGGGCGCAGCAGGCTCTTCCGTCCTTGGTTGCATAGCGTCACTCGTTGATAGCTGCCCCACAGTTCAGACCACAAATTGGCCCTTTGCCAGCATCGAGCCGCTAAAGAGCCCAACGCATTTGGTCTATGCGCTGGTGGGCGGCAGCAGCACGCTGTCGATTGGCCCGATGGCGCTCACCTTGCTGGTAACGGCATCGGACCTGGCCACGCTTGCATCCAGCAGCCCAGGTGAGGCCTTGCTAGTGTCCGCCCAATTGGCCTTGCTCTGCGGGGCTGATTCTGCTGCTGTGTGCGTTGTTGCGCTTGGGTTTTCTCAGCGCCTTGCTCAGTCGCACGGTGCTCGGTGGCTTTACCGCGGGCGCCGCACTGCTGGTGGCGCAGGGGCAGCTGGAGGCCATGCGCGGTATGCCAGCCAATTGGCCATCGACCTTGCTGGGCGTCGGTATGTTGCTGGCGTTGTATGGCGCGCGCCGTTGGTTAAGTGGGCCGCTGGCGCGGCTAGCCCCAGCGCTGTTGTTGGCGTTGGCCATGCTGCTGGTAGCGTGGTGGCGGCTGGATCTGCTTGGCGTGCAGATACTAGGTGACTTGCCCAAGGGGGCTGCCGCTGCCGGGACCTGCCTTGCAGCCTTCGCGCTGGCCCGAGCTGCTGTCGTCGGCGTTGCTGCTGGCGTTTGTGATCTTCGTTTCTGGGCATTCTTCTGTACTGGTATTGGCGCAGCGCCGTGGCGAGCGTTTCGATGATGGCCGCCAGTTGCTCGGTCAGGGTTTGGCCAATATGGCCAGCGGACTGTTTGCGGGGCTGCCGGTCAGTGGTGGGTTGTCGCGCTCGGCACTCAATCATGCCGCCGGTGTCCGTAGCCAATTAGCCGGGCTGGGGACTGCGCTGCTCCTGGCTCTGGCGCTTCTGGCGCCCACCGACTGGTTACACTGGCTACCACTATCGGCGTTGGCGGCCACCATTATTTTTGCTGCACTTGGCATGCTTGATCTGGATAGCTTGCACCAAGCCTGACGTTACGACCGTGGGAGGCCGGCGTGTGGTTGGCAACCGCCGCCAGTGAGTTGCTATTGGGCGTGGAGAAGGGCGTGCTGCTGTCCCTCGGTGGCCACCTGGCGCGCAATGCCCGGCCGCATATTGCCGTGCTGGGGCGTATGCCCGACGGCGAGACCTTCCGCAATGTGCTGCGCTACAAAGTCGAGACACAGCCCCATCTTCTGCTCCTGCGTGTCGATGCCAGTCTGTTCTTCGGCAATGCCGCGGCGATACCCCGCGGCTTGAGGAACTGGTAAGCGCACGGCTGTTTTGATATGGACTCGCGTAGCTCTTGGCACTACCCACAACGACTAGTCGTTTGCGTATCCCTTATGGTGAGGGGACATGGTGTCCTGTGTTTCAAGGGACTCGGTCACTGGGTTGCCTTGTTGGGCTCTCAGCGCTTATCAGCAAGGTTGTTGCAAGTTTCGATTGGCGCATGGCTAGCGGTAGGTTCGGTACAGGGAGGAATTGCATTGGTTGCAAATATGGACCCGGCGGCGGTCGTAGCGGCTATCTACACCGGGTTGGCGGATGCTGCGAGAGCCGCAATGACAGCAGGAAATTCCTTGCCGGCGCCCCCCATTATTGGGGTTGCTCTTCATGTAAGCATCGACTTCGGGGATTCTTAGCCAGTTGCGATGAACTTGTAGTTCTCTAGCTTTTTTATTTCTATGATCAAGTATCATAAATCCAATAACAATCGCGATGATGGTGGCTATCAGAAGCATGTCAAGCTCACTGTTGGTCGGTTTTGATTTGTGGGTGAGTGCAAGCAGTATTTTTGATTTTTGTTGCTGGCCTATTCTCGTTCTCTCCATTGTTTCTGGATGCGTTGACTTGCAGCCACTTGCGCGGGTAGAAGAGGGCGATAACCATTGGCCATTGCTGTAAGAGCTGTGCTCTGTCCAGCATGCTCTAAGCAGCGTTGCGGGTCTTCTAAGAAGCGAGACAGTGGGATGTTGAGTAGCGTGGAAATATGGGCGCTGCTGTAGACCTCTGACCAGGTATCTATGTCGGTTTTTTGGGCGGCAGTAAGTTCGTGTTGATTTTTCATTGACTGGCTCCGTATTGGTTACAGAGCCAGTTTCCTTTATTTCAAGAAAACGCAAGCGTTGATAGCGTGATGTGCTTTATACACCGCCAAGGACGGGCCAGAGCACTAGCGCTGCCATCAGGCCCCCGCCCGTCCAGATGGCCAAGGGCATCCTCAGTAGTGCCATGGTTTGATAGAGAGGAACTGAAGTGGTCCTGTACCTGTAGCTCTTATAAATGAACCGAGCCCATTGCAGCGGAGCTGTCTGAAAGACTAGGAGCAGTCCAACTCGCCAAAGTGCCATTTCTAGCAAAGGCTCTTTGCTTGGGTCTGTTGCACTTGGCAACTGTGACAGTCGCAATGCTGCTATAGAAATGGCGGATAAGAGTAGAAAGGTACAGTAAATCAGGTGCCTCCATATCGCTGCACAAACGTCATCTAAGCTCATCAGGGTACTCATCAAGCATCTCCTTTTAGTGGGATCACTAGGTGAGCACGATTTTTTATTCATACAAGTGGCTGGGGTTGATCTTAAGGTTAACGATTATGGGGTTCAATCGTTAAGCCTGACTATCCGCTAGGGAGCAGCTTCATTTTCTGCGGTTCGTTCACCTGCCTGGGCACCTGAAAAAATGCAGAACGCCGAGTTGTAGTTGTTGAAAGTTACTGCGTACGTGAAATCGCAGAAATATGCGGGGTGCTTTGTGCTGATCGCATCTCCCGCATGGCACTTATCCCCCAGCGACTCTACTAAGGTGTCGTTATTCGTGCCGAGGCATGCTTTGCCAGTGGGTGTGGAGTTATGGTCGTTACACCCGCCCAAATTGAATGCAAGGGCGATTACGGCTACAGGCAGTATTGTCTTATTCATTTTGAGTTCTCGATGATTCATCTCTCTTGTAGACCGAGAGTGGCTTACTACTGAGGTTCAACGAACGGTAAATGACTGCCCTTATTCAGGACCGTTGGCGGTGCAACTTGGGCAAGGCCAGGGCTGTATATATAGAACCATTCCGGCAGCAGCGCAGAGAGGCGCTGAATCTTTTCCAGGTCGTCTTGATTGCTGGCGCGGCCATGAATCCCTAAGAACAGGGGTCCATAAGCATTTGCTTGAGCATGGAGAAATTTAGGGGCTGGTTCGAGCGAGGGCGTATGTCCCGCGATCATCTGGTAGAGCTGAGCAACTGAGTGTGTCGGGCTTCCTTCTCCATACGGAACACCCATGACGTACTTTATAGGCGCTGTCTCAATTTGTTCCTTCTCCTGGGGGGTATTGCCATAGACCTCAGCGCTAGCCTTTTTGTAAGTTTTCTCAGCAATTGCAGCCGCCGTCTTTCCATCCGCTGCCATCGCCTCGGGCACCCAAGCCACAATCTGTGTGTTCCTAGCGATGCCTGGCGGCAAAAAGCCTGATACGAGAAACATTGTCGGATCGCGGGTAATCAGGCTATTCATAGCCCCATCGATATTCGCGTTGCCCTGAGCTGTTCCCAAGTCATTTCTGCCAGCCTTGAGGCGGGCAGCAAACTCTTCTCGGCTCATATCTTCGGCAGGTACGTCCATCGCATCAGCAACCTGAAGCGCAGTTGATGGCGTCCCGGTTCGAGGGATCAGGCCGCAGCCTGTGAGAGCAAGGGACAGTCCAATCGCAAAAGCGGCTCTATACATCTTTTCTTCACCTTCTAACTCAAATAGGCCATACCGTTGGCCAGCGTTGGCTGGTAGGCGTAGGGTGGCTTTTTAATGTTACCAAAATGGTGACATTTGGGAAGGGATAACCCCCGACGATTTCGCTCTTCAAGTAGCTGAAGAGCACCATGTCTACGCTATCGAAAAGAATCAGAGAGGCGCGGTTGCGCACTGGGCTGTCCCAAGAGCGGCTCGGCATTCGGATTGGTATTGATCCAGCTTCGGCCAGGGCGCGCATGAACCGCTATGAGCTAGGTAAACGAGTCCCTGACTTGGAACTGGTGGAGCGGCTCGCAGAAGAGCTGGATCTACCAGCAGCTTACTTTCATGCTGTGCGCGACGACGAAGCAGAGCTGCTGGTGAAGTTTCACCGCCTGAGCGATGCCGCACGTGAGCAAGTGATGGTGTTCTTGTCTGAAGCGTTCGTTGCCCCATAAAAGCGACGTAGCGAACTCGATCATGGCTGAAGGCCGGCGGCAAAGGACGGTGGCTTCGCCATTCCCACGCGGGTATCGACACTCGCGCACTACTTACCAAGCTGGGCTTCCGGGCTATCGCCAGCACGCGCCTTGTTCAACCAGTGCGCACAGCCAGGATGTAGCGTCATGCCCGGTGGGTACCAGTTCGTGCGGGTAGTGGTAGCGCAACTGGTCGAGGTCGAAGCTGCAGCGGGCCGCGATACGCAGCGTCTCGGCGAGCAGCTCGGCTGGATAGAGCTCTGCCAGCTCCTCGCGGCGGCGCAGGTGGCGCTCGCCGTTGAGGAACCTGTTGAGGGCTGAGTTCGGGCCCCATGCCAGCAACCAACCCAAAGCTGCCTTGGCTTGCGCCAAAAGCCCACTCGCTATAAGGCTACTTTTGTAGCCCACACGATGCGGAAATACGTAATAACTGATGGCGAATGAGCCGCCCCTCAGTCCCTAGTGAATTCGCGGGTTTGAGCGGTTTTCTATGGTCACGAAACCAAGGCGTTTGTGCTTATAAAGGGAAAATTCTTTTGTTTCAGTTCTGGATTGGCAGATTTTGAGTGCCGCCAGCCCCATGTCGCTAAGAGTTAGTGGGGGCTCGTTCTGACAGGCGCTATCGGGCTGCGCACAGGGGGACGCAAAACAAGCGTTTTTGGCTTATAAAGCGAAACCGGGAAAAATACAGTCTCAGGCATGAAGACCTAGGAAACCGGGCGTTGCTTAAGCCAAACCAGAGAGATTTGGCATTAACAAGAAAAGCACATTTTCGAATTTCACCGCCCACCTAAGACGTGATGTGAGGCAGCCTGTATTTCAGGGCAGATCGAACAACGTCGTCTGGGAACGAGAGCATCTGACAGGCTGCTGGCGCTCCTCAAGCTCACGCAGCAGCCGCATACCTATTCAAGACTCCTCGCTTTGCCTTTCTGATATGACGTGCTCTTGGCCCTTTGATGGGGGGAGGGTCAGTAGGTTGTGCATTTTGTCTGGATCCGCTGCATATGACTGGAACGTACATGGACGCAGCCGGTAATATGAAAAAATTATTTGGGCTGCTTGCGCTGTAGACGCGGCCCCGGCAGTAATCGTGATAGGGACATCCTGAGTATGCTGGCAAGGAATCTGGCTCGCGTAGCCGCTTGTGTCGGGGTTGCGTTCGGTTTTTGGTTTTCCACATCGGTCGGGGCCGCTCCAGGCATTGACCATCGTTTCGCCACCCCGCACTACGCGGAGGGCCGTCTGCAACTGGACGTGCTCGACCTGCAGGTGCAGGCCCTGGGCGCGCCGGTGCGCATTCTGCGCAGCTGGAAGGGCGGTAAGTGGGTGTGGAACGAGCGCTGGGCTGACCTGGAAGTGCTCGGCGCCGCCGATGCTTCGGCGCCGCAGGGCGCCGCCGACCCGGCCAACGCCGACAAACCCTACGCCATCGTCCGCGCCGGGCAGAGCTACCTGCGCGCGAGCAGCACCGCGCAAGGCCAGGACATCTCGTTCAACAACCTGCCGCAACGCACCCTGATTGCCCTGCAGCGCGGCCTGGCGGGCTACCGCTGGCAAGACACCCAAGGCAACCGCAACGAATACGACGCCCAGGGCCGCATCACCGCCTACCTGGACCACAACGGCATCCGTACCAGCCTGGTGCGCGACAGCGAAGGACGCATCGCCGAGATCAAGGATCACCACGGCGAGAGCCTGATCACCCTGACCTACAGCGCCGGCAACCTGACCAGCGTCAAGGACTACAGCGGCCGCGAAGTCAAATACGAGTACAGCAACAACCGCCTCAGCGCCGTGACCGACGTGCTCGGCAAACGCTGGCAGTACCACTACGACGCAAACGGCCTGGCCGGCTACACCGACCCGCTGCAACAGCGCACCGGCTTCGTCCTCGGCAAGGATGACCGCGTGCAGGAACGCCGCCTGCCGGATGGCCGCTTCACCCAATACAGCTACAGCTACGACGAAGCCCAGGAGCAGTACTACCTGCGCAGCGTCGACCAGGCTGGCCTAGTCAAAGAACAGTGGTACGACCGCCTGGGTCAACTGGTGCGCGAGCAACTGGACGGCGAGACCCAGTTCAGCCGCAGCTACCTGCTCTCGGACCGCTCCAGCGACATGAGCAAAGTGGCCGAGGCCTACCGCATCAGCGGCAAA
Encoded here:
- a CDS encoding helix-turn-helix domain-containing protein; protein product: MSTLSKRIREARLRTGLSQERLGIRIGIDPASARARMNRYELGKRVPDLELVERLAEELDLPAAYFHAVRDDEAELLVKFHRLSDAAREQVMVFLSEAFVAP
- a CDS encoding SulP family inorganic anion transporter: MTCPRGLPLPGPALQPSRWPELLSSALLLAFVIFVSGHSSVLVLAQRRGERFDDGRQLLGQGLANMASGLFAGLPVSGGLSRSALNHAAGVRSQLAGLGTALLLALALLAPTDWLHWLPLSALAATIIFAALGMLDLDSLHQA